AGGGTTGAGAAGGTTGAGAGGGTTGAGAAGGTTGAGAGGGTTGAGAAGGTTGAGAAGGTTGAGAGGGTTGAGATACAAAAATGGCTGAAAAACACTTTTCCCTACGCTCTTTTGCCCTCTGCCAAAAGCCCCTTAGGGCAACACAATAATAGCGATGGGTGCGTAAGCCCCTCGGAAGGAGAAAGATAGAACCCCCCCTCTAAATTTAATATTCTGATGCCGAAAAGGGTAATCCGGAAGCTAGAAAGCAATTACGAGGCAAGCATTTAGGATTTATCAAAATAACTATATTATTTCTTGGTAGAGCCAGGTTATTTCCTGTTCCAGTTCTTCCGGAACCATACCTTGAATGCTTTCTCCGTTTTTTATGCGTTGTCTGATATCAGTTGCGGAAATAGAGCAAAGTTCAATATTTAGCACAGTTGCTTTCAGCTGATTAATAACTTTCGGTAGAAGGGGATAGCCGGGACGAGGTAATATTATAAAATGCAATTCCTTAGCTAAATACGGGTAATCATACCACAAATGCAATTTTTCCAGATTGTCCGCTCCGATAACAAAACTGAAATCTACTTCCGGATAGAGGTTACCAAGCTTTTGCATTAAATGAGCCGTATAGCCGCTACCTTCCTGGTCAGCATCGGAAACGGCAAAACAGGGATTGTGCTGAATTGCTTTTTGCACTAAGGCAAAGCGTTTTTCAAAAGGGAGCACAATCGTCGTCTTCTTAAAATGGTGATTTCCACTTGGGACAAAAAGAACTCTCTCGGCAGCTTTTTGTTGCAGAATTTGATTAGCTATATGCAGATGACCTGAATGGACGGGATCAAAACTACCGCCTAAAACTGCAACCTTAACCTGCACTTTACTTTTCCAGTTTGGCGAATTTTTTGGCTAAGTTCTTTGCCTCTTTGGAATCGGGATAGCGGATTTTCAAGAGTTCATAGCTGGCTTTGGCTTTGTCGTGATTTTTTTGTTCCAGATGAAGTTTTGCAGAATAGTAAAGTGCTTTTCGGTCAAGTTCATCAGTATTTCCCAAAGCTGCAATTTCATCAAAATACATCAGTGCGCTGCTATAGTCCTTCATTTTATAGTAGATATAGCCGGTTAAATATTGTTTTTCCAAAAGCTTATACTGGCATTTGTGAATATAATCCAATGCTTTTTCATATCTTGGATCATTAGGATAGCGGTCTATAAAAGTGCGAAATGCCTCAATACAGTTAATAGTTTCGGTTTGATCATATTGCGGGGGCAGAGATTCTTCAAATAGGCATTCTCCTTTGCGAAAATAGGCATCGGCAACATTTGCGTGATCCGGAAAGGAATTGATAAACTGTTCATATCTGACACGCGCCTCGCTAAACTTATTCATATTGAAATAGCAATCGGCAACTTTCATTGTAGCATAAGCAGTTGCAGCGGATTTGCGTTCAAAAGATATTTCTTCATAAATAACGGCAGCACGGGAATATTTCTTTTTGGCAAAAAGCTCATCGGCGTTTTTCAACTTAGCTTCAGTAGAAAGCTGTGGTTTATTGCTGCTGCAGGCAACAAGGCAAAAAACGGCAATCAGGATAAGAAAGATGTATTTTCGCAAAGTAAATTCCTCTATTTTTAATCAAAATTCCAGAGAAGAAAAACCAGAGAACCGATAGCTACAACAGCAACTAAGGGTTCAAACCAACGGAAATGCAAAGCGCCCATTCCTGAATAATCAGGATTGGGACGCGGTAAATTATGAGTAGTAATTTTAAGAACCTGTTGAGCAGGAAGCTGTATCTGCCTGGTTTCAAAAATATGCACGGGATAGCGTTCGGTCCGATAAGAAAGGAAGCTGCTTTTTACTGTCTCCTGCCACACAATATTAAGCTTTATCTGCACCAGCAATGCATTATCCAAACCCAAAGCATTAAGCTGGGGGATATTTTCTTCTTCAGGATAGGATTGGGCACTTTCTGTCCCTTGAAGATTGTAACGCAAATCCGCACCTTTGGCTAAAAGCAGGTTACTAAGCTTTTGCGTTAATTCAGAATTCCATTCTCCGCAATTAATATCTAAAAAAATTGGCTGTCCGATCTGAATCTCCGTTGCTATTTCCGATGTGATTTGATCAAGGGTGATAGGATCTTGAAATGATAGGAGTTCGGAAATGAGCAATAGAAAACAGACGAACAGCCAATATTTCTTCATTATTTAGTCAGCTTGTAAAAACGCCTTATAGCCAAGATAGGTGGAATACAAATCTGCCTTGGAACACAATTCATACAGCGAATGCATTCCCATTAAGCCCACTCCGCAATCTAAAACTTCAGCTCCCAAATTGGAAAGAAAGTAAGCAATAGTTCCACCGCCACCTTCATCTACTTTTCCCAGTTCTCCAGATTGCCAGAAAACTTTTTCCTGATTGAAAAGGCGAATAACTTTGGCAATAAATTCGGCATTAGCATCGTTGCAACTATATTTTCCACCTCTTCCCGTAAATTTGGAAATGCCGATGCCATAATTAAATATAATGGCATTCTGCTTTTCGTGCACATTAGGATAATTGGGGTCTATGGCAGCAGTAACATCAGCACTTAAAATTTGACTGTTCATAAAGGTTTTACGCAAGTTTACGCTGCTGTTATCTTCTCCGTTGTGAGCCAGTAAATCGGCAATAAAATCCTGAATAAAAATGCTTTGAGCTCCCGTATTTCCCTGACTGCCAACTTCTTCCTTATCGGAAAAATAGACCACCATCGTGCGTTTGGGTTTATTGGGAAGGTTATCTGTTAAAGCCATCAAGGCATTATAAGCACAAATGCGATCATCCTGTCCGTAGCCAATAACCAGAGAACTATCTAAACCTGAATTACGCGCTTTGAAAGCAGGAACTAATTGCAGTTCAGCACTTTGAAAATCAGCTTCGGAAATACCATATTTATCGTTCAGCAGTTTTAAGGCATAGTTTTTGATAGCTTCTTTTTCTTCATTCCCCGGTTCCTGCATACCTGAAAAAACAAGATTCATTTTGCTGGCTTCTATTGCATCGTTTAAGCTTTTGGTATATTGTTCCTTACCTGCCAAATGAGGTAAAAGGTCGGGAATTACAAATACCGGTTCATCATCTTTTTCACCAATTGAGATGTGCAAAACCGAGCCATCATTTTTAATAATAACTCCATGTAAAGCCAGAGGAGTAGAAACCCACTGATATTTTTTAATTCCACCATAATAGTGAGTGTGCATACAGCTTAAAGCACTGTTGCTGTCTTCATAGAGAGGATTTTGTTTCAAATCCACACGCGGTGAATCTATATGGGCAGCAACCATATTAAATCCTTTGGAAATAGGTTCACTGCCAATTACAGCCATAGCCATCGTTTTATTGCGAAAAACACTATAGACCTTATGACTGCCCTTTTTGCCGAGAGGGGTAAATTTGTTTTGCTGTAATATGCTTAAAGTATAAGCAATTGTTTCCCGCTCGGTTTTTGCTTCATTCAGAAACTTAATATAGGGCTCGGCATAAGCAAACGCCTTTTTTTGTTCATCCAGGGTAGTTTCTTTCCAGAAATTCCTGCGTTCATAGCTAAGTTTTTCTTGTTTTACCTTTTTCATTATATCTCCATTTTGCTATTTTATTTCAATAATTTTCAGCTTTCTTTCTCCCATTGGAGCTTGCACAATGGCTATTTCACCTATTTTTTTGCTTAATAAAGCTCTGCCGATAGGAGAAACCACTGATACCTCTTGAATGCTTTCCTCAGCATAGTAATTTATTTCATCCGCTCCCACCAAATGATAGCAGATGCGTTCGCTATTTGTAATATCTTCGGCTACACAATAACTTCCGAAACGAACCATATCTTTGGGAAAATCGCTGGTATCTATCACTTTCAAATTGGCACTGCGTCTGCGGAGATGATCAATTTCACCGTCTATTGCGCGCTGTCTTTCTTTGGCTGCTTTATATTCAGCATTTTCACTAAGGTCACCAAATTCTCGTGCAATAGCAACTGCTTTAATCACTTCCGGGCGTTCTGCAAGCAGTTCGTTAATTCTTGTTTGCAATCTTTGCATTCCTGTTTTGGTAATATACTGGCTTAAATCCAATTCTTATTGAGCTCCTTTTTTCTTATTCAAAGTGCGTTGCGCAGCGGTAGCGGCTTTTTTTAAACGGGCATTTCCACTTTTTGTCCAAATCTCTACAGGACTTTCCAGCTCCGGATAAAAATCCGTTATAGAAGCACAGAGCAATTCTACAATTTGAGGATCACGACTGAAACTGTATTCCTGCCAAATTTTAAGATAATACTCAGGATTTAGCTTGGC
Above is a genomic segment from Candidatus Cloacimonas sp. containing:
- the nadD gene encoding nicotinate-nucleotide adenylyltransferase — protein: MQVKVAVLGGSFDPVHSGHLHIANQILQQKAAERVLFVPSGNHHFKKTTIVLPFEKRFALVQKAIQHNPCFAVSDADQEGSGYTAHLMQKLGNLYPEVDFSFVIGADNLEKLHLWYDYPYLAKELHFIILPRPGYPLLPKVINQLKATVLNIELCSISATDIRQRIKNGESIQGMVPEELEQEITWLYQEII
- the greA gene encoding transcription elongation factor GreA codes for the protein MDLSQYITKTGMQRLQTRINELLAERPEVIKAVAIAREFGDLSENAEYKAAKERQRAIDGEIDHLRRRSANLKVIDTSDFPKDMVRFGSYCVAEDITNSERICYHLVGADEINYYAEESIQEVSVVSPIGRALLSKKIGEIAIVQAPMGERKLKIIEIK
- a CDS encoding aminopeptidase, yielding MKKVKQEKLSYERRNFWKETTLDEQKKAFAYAEPYIKFLNEAKTERETIAYTLSILQQNKFTPLGKKGSHKVYSVFRNKTMAMAVIGSEPISKGFNMVAAHIDSPRVDLKQNPLYEDSNSALSCMHTHYYGGIKKYQWVSTPLALHGVIIKNDGSVLHISIGEKDDEPVFVIPDLLPHLAGKEQYTKSLNDAIEASKMNLVFSGMQEPGNEEKEAIKNYALKLLNDKYGISEADFQSAELQLVPAFKARNSGLDSSLVIGYGQDDRICAYNALMALTDNLPNKPKRTMVVYFSDKEEVGSQGNTGAQSIFIQDFIADLLAHNGEDNSSVNLRKTFMNSQILSADVTAAIDPNYPNVHEKQNAIIFNYGIGISKFTGRGGKYSCNDANAEFIAKVIRLFNQEKVFWQSGELGKVDEGGGGTIAYFLSNLGAEVLDCGVGLMGMHSLYELCSKADLYSTYLGYKAFLQAD
- the bamD gene encoding outer membrane protein assembly factor BamD; its protein translation is MRKYIFLILIAVFCLVACSSNKPQLSTEAKLKNADELFAKKKYSRAAVIYEEISFERKSAATAYATMKVADCYFNMNKFSEARVRYEQFINSFPDHANVADAYFRKGECLFEESLPPQYDQTETINCIEAFRTFIDRYPNDPRYEKALDYIHKCQYKLLEKQYLTGYIYYKMKDYSSALMYFDEIAALGNTDELDRKALYYSAKLHLEQKNHDKAKASYELLKIRYPDSKEAKNLAKKFAKLEK